Within Sphingopyxis macrogoltabida, the genomic segment CAGCGTCGCGACCGGCGCCCTCCTCCTCTCGCGCGTCCAGTGCCATCTCAGCCGGTATGCCGGTGCCGGCCTCGTGGCCGCGGCCGTATTGGTCTCTGCTGCGCCCGCCTGGGCCGATCAGACGGTGATGGCGTCCGACAGCAGCCAGGTCGATTGCACGGCGTCGGCGCGCGACCTCACCCGAATTAGCCTGGTCGAAGACGAGTTTGCATCGGTCTCGAAAATCTCGACCGGTAATCCGGCGGATGATTTCTCGGTCGTCAACGAGCCGGTGCGCGGCGATATCTATCTGTCGGTACCCGACGGCTTCGCGCGACCGGCGCTCTCGTTCTTCGCGACCAGCAAGCGCGGATATGTCTATAAATTCGTCTGCCGGATCGATGGCGACCAGGCGGTCCAGGTCTTCATTTCCAATCCCGCGATCGCGAAGGAGCGTCTGGCCGAAACAGGGCCTGCGAAATCGCGTGGCCTGCAGGACGCGGCCATCGAGCTGGTCCAGGCGATGTACGCGGGGGCGATCGTCGACGGTTACGAGATGCGCCAGCGCAGTCTGACGCCCGTGAATGTCGGACCGCTCAAGGTTCAGCTCGTGGCCGAGTATCGCGGAGCGGACCTCTCGGGGAAGGTTCTCCGTATCGAGAACAAGAGCGATCGGGCCGTCGAACTGACCGAGGCGATGGTGGCGCCGGCCAGCGCGCTTGCGGTTTCGGTCGCCGAGAAGACGTTGCCGCCCGGAAAGGCGACCACCGCCTACCTCGTTTCCCAGACTGGAAGGTGAGCCCATGCCCCTTGCTGATTTATTGAAGCGCAAACGCCAACCGCTCGACGAGACGGTCGAAGAGGGCGTGTCGCCGCTCACGGGCGATCTCGCCGGCAATGAGGCCATTCGCCGACGGCAGCGGCTTCTCCTGGCCGGCGCCGGCGGCGCC encodes:
- a CDS encoding type-F conjugative transfer system secretin TraK; amino-acid sequence: MISLIAIGSVATGALLLSRVQCHLSRYAGAGLVAAAVLVSAAPAWADQTVMASDSSQVDCTASARDLTRISLVEDEFASVSKISTGNPADDFSVVNEPVRGDIYLSVPDGFARPALSFFATSKRGYVYKFVCRIDGDQAVQVFISNPAIAKERLAETGPAKSRGLQDAAIELVQAMYAGAIVDGYEMRQRSLTPVNVGPLKVQLVAEYRGADLSGKVLRIENKSDRAVELTEAMVAPASALAVSVAEKTLPPGKATTAYLVSQTGR